One Chitinophaga varians DNA window includes the following coding sequences:
- a CDS encoding glycosyltransferase family 4 protein produces MAQQRKIKVLETIRQGKIGGGESHVLDLVASLDKTQFEVVVLSFTDGPMVTALQSMNIPVQVIGSSKAFDLSVWMAVKKFIRSHQIDIVHAHGTRANTNILWAARSLGIPVVYTIHGWSFHEGLHPLAKRARVTAEKFITRMVQHNICVSDSNRNTGQKAFGAFRATVIPNGVNLEKFNAEGVYPDVKAAYGIPADHLVVCYIARMTLQKDPVTMLRAFAQVLAQVPKITLLMVGEGELKQAAEDTAKELGITGHVIFDKFRQDVPAVLNAADIYCLPSLWEGFPIGVLEAMAMGKAVIASDVDGTREAITHEENGLLIPASHPGALASAIVRLTKDPTLRKRLQFSAATAIRSRYNVTAVTKKIEAVYHQLFKS; encoded by the coding sequence ATGGCGCAACAACGAAAGATAAAGGTATTGGAGACGATCCGCCAGGGCAAGATAGGGGGAGGGGAAAGCCATGTGCTGGACCTGGTGGCGTCACTGGACAAAACACAGTTTGAGGTAGTGGTGCTTTCTTTCACTGACGGACCAATGGTCACTGCGCTGCAGTCCATGAACATTCCGGTGCAGGTGATCGGCAGCAGCAAAGCCTTTGATCTGTCTGTATGGATGGCCGTAAAAAAGTTTATCCGTTCGCATCAAATTGACATCGTACACGCCCATGGCACCAGGGCCAACACAAACATATTGTGGGCGGCCCGAAGCCTTGGGATCCCGGTAGTATATACCATCCACGGATGGTCTTTTCATGAAGGGCTGCATCCGCTGGCCAAAAGGGCGAGGGTGACTGCTGAGAAGTTCATCACCCGCATGGTGCAACACAACATCTGTGTGTCGGACTCCAACCGCAACACCGGCCAGAAGGCGTTTGGCGCTTTCAGGGCCACCGTGATCCCCAATGGGGTGAACCTGGAGAAATTCAATGCCGAAGGCGTCTATCCTGATGTGAAGGCTGCCTATGGTATTCCGGCAGACCATCTGGTGGTTTGTTATATTGCCCGGATGACTTTACAAAAAGATCCGGTGACTATGCTCCGGGCTTTCGCGCAGGTGCTGGCGCAGGTGCCAAAGATCACGCTGCTGATGGTAGGAGAAGGCGAATTAAAGCAGGCCGCCGAAGATACGGCAAAGGAACTGGGCATTACCGGTCATGTGATCTTCGATAAATTCCGGCAGGATGTGCCGGCCGTGCTGAATGCTGCCGACATATATTGTCTGCCTTCTCTCTGGGAAGGGTTTCCTATCGGCGTGCTGGAAGCTATGGCCATGGGCAAGGCAGTGATCGCCTCTGATGTGGACGGTACCCGCGAAGCTATTACCCATGAAGAAAACGGGCTGCTGATACCAGCTTCCCATCCTGGTGCGCTGGCCTCGGCCATTGTAAGGCTCACCAAAGACCCTACGCTGCGCAAGCGTTTACAGTTCAGCGCCGCCACGGCTATACGCAGCAGGTACAACGTGACAGCGGTTACCAAAAAAATAGAAGCGGTTTATCACCAGCTTTTTAAATCATAA
- a CDS encoding beta-1,6-N-acetylglucosaminyltransferase — protein MRIAFIIQVHKQPAQLERLLKRLSHPRVDCYIHIDAKCALAEWEQAIALPQVYLVKERANVTWAGWGIIQASLNGMSAVLRSGIDYSWVTLLSGQDYPLRPIGDLICFLQQQTGKQFMNVISEEALRPMMSKMEHYHFVEYNFPGKYKLAQLLTAMLPRRKAPLGLKLHCGSAWWTLTLDCVRFCVEYEQQHPALRRYFRLTWGADEFIFQTILMNHQDYRSQVTDYLHYIDWSAGKEHPKVLGLEDINALLQSGKYFARKFDHGSPVLDKIDTLLNNTVGSH, from the coding sequence ATGAGAATTGCATTTATCATACAGGTACATAAACAGCCGGCCCAACTGGAACGGTTGCTCAAAAGGCTGTCCCACCCGCGGGTGGACTGCTACATACACATCGATGCCAAATGTGCGCTGGCCGAATGGGAACAGGCGATTGCCCTGCCACAGGTATATCTGGTAAAAGAACGCGCCAACGTCACCTGGGCCGGCTGGGGCATTATACAGGCGTCGCTCAATGGCATGAGCGCCGTGTTGCGCTCCGGCATTGACTACAGCTGGGTAACACTGCTCAGCGGACAGGATTATCCGTTGCGGCCCATTGGTGATTTGATCTGTTTTTTGCAACAACAGACAGGGAAACAATTTATGAACGTCATCAGCGAAGAAGCCCTCCGGCCGATGATGAGCAAAATGGAACACTATCACTTTGTGGAATATAATTTTCCGGGAAAATACAAGCTGGCGCAATTGCTGACCGCCATGCTGCCCCGCCGGAAAGCACCGCTGGGACTGAAGCTTCACTGCGGCTCCGCCTGGTGGACGCTCACACTGGACTGCGTGCGGTTTTGCGTGGAGTATGAACAACAGCATCCGGCGCTACGCCGGTATTTCAGGCTCACCTGGGGCGCTGATGAGTTTATTTTTCAGACCATCCTGATGAACCATCAAGACTATCGTTCGCAGGTGACAGACTATTTGCATTACATAGACTGGTCTGCCGGCAAGGAACATCCGAAAGTGCTGGGCCTGGAGGACATCAATGCGCTGTTGCAATCCGGGAAATATTTCGCCCGCAAATTTGACCATGGTTCGCCCGTGCTGGACAAGATCGATACGCTATTAAACAACACTGTTGGCAGTCATTAA
- a CDS encoding class I SAM-dependent methyltransferase codes for MTQPVITYEYERIADIKRLNFITESLQKEIPANAHVLDVGCGNGVISRHLGQFGYNVLGIDISQKTIDVARSKNKLPNVAFEAISAEELTAKGQQYDAVICSEVLEHLHHPEVLLRTIYASLKDNGILVVTVPNGMGPREVCVTKPMLKARNNPGLWSFINKVKKGLGFKGTTVQSQADNLDHVQFFTRKDLTALALANDFHIVRFAKTNFVEDVFPFSIVTKRVKALQTLDCSIAELLPVGFTGGFNTLWKKNR; via the coding sequence ATGACACAGCCAGTGATCACCTACGAATACGAAAGGATTGCAGATATCAAACGTCTGAATTTTATTACGGAAAGCCTGCAAAAAGAAATTCCGGCCAACGCGCACGTACTGGACGTGGGCTGTGGAAACGGCGTTATCAGCAGGCACCTTGGCCAGTTCGGCTATAACGTGCTGGGCATCGATATCAGCCAGAAAACCATTGATGTGGCCCGCAGCAAAAACAAATTGCCGAATGTGGCCTTTGAGGCTATCAGCGCAGAAGAGCTGACGGCCAAAGGTCAACAGTACGATGCGGTTATCTGCAGCGAAGTGCTGGAACATCTGCATCACCCCGAGGTGTTGCTGCGCACTATCTATGCCTCGCTGAAAGACAACGGTATCCTGGTTGTGACGGTGCCCAACGGTATGGGACCCCGCGAAGTATGTGTGACCAAACCAATGTTGAAGGCACGTAACAATCCGGGCCTGTGGTCGTTTATCAACAAAGTGAAAAAGGGATTGGGCTTCAAAGGCACTACCGTACAGTCACAGGCCGATAACCTGGACCATGTGCAGTTCTTTACCCGTAAAGACCTTACAGCGCTGGCGCTGGCCAACGATTTTCATATTGTCCGTTTCGCGAAAACAAATTTTGTGGAAGATGTATTCCCGTTCTCTATTGTTACTAAACGGGTGAAAGCCTTGCAGACGCTGGATTGCAGTATTGCAGAATTATTGCCGGTGGGCTTTACCGGCGGCTTTAATACACTGTGGAAGAAAAACAGATAA
- a CDS encoding lipopolysaccharide biosynthesis protein: MGFSLLATLRNRHFHSLLGNLVTAFFNVLSFAILVRVLSLNAFGEWVLFIATYNIMDQIRTGLLQSGIIKFYAGVEEDTARGVAGAAWYISLALTLGYVLLSAIVYAVAYDRFNDTWHLFIGWIGILTLLSLPWNFASWILQAEHRFDKIVQIRLVQNGSFLVLLGILFGLHRISLPNVLYAYGLSMALASIYCFFFRWTRVRTMVFRTREHKTALFRFGRMVVGSMVSSSLISYSDNLVIRTMLNPAAVAIYSIPQKFMEVIEIILRSFVATSQPTLSAAANRKDYAGVARAFCRYTGTVSILIIPFIIVLIVLTQPLIIILADKAYLGATDIVRIFLLSAILWPIDRFIGVTLDMINLPDINFYKNFLKLLLNIICDVAFVYFFADVRSVALSSLLNVVFAAAFGYYFVKKHLDVSIRDIWNYGWLECMAMLDKLRNKRAVTK; encoded by the coding sequence ATGGGATTTAGTCTATTGGCCACTTTACGTAACCGACATTTTCACTCTCTGCTGGGCAATCTGGTCACCGCATTTTTTAATGTATTGTCTTTTGCCATTCTGGTCAGGGTGCTTTCCCTGAACGCCTTCGGCGAATGGGTACTGTTTATTGCCACCTACAATATAATGGACCAGATACGCACCGGCTTACTGCAGTCCGGTATCATCAAGTTCTACGCCGGCGTAGAGGAGGATACGGCGCGGGGCGTGGCTGGCGCGGCCTGGTATATTTCCCTGGCGCTGACGCTCGGTTATGTATTGTTGTCCGCCATCGTATATGCGGTGGCGTATGACCGGTTCAACGATACCTGGCACCTGTTTATCGGCTGGATCGGCATCCTCACATTGCTGTCACTTCCCTGGAACTTTGCCTCCTGGATATTGCAGGCGGAACACCGGTTTGATAAAATTGTACAGATACGGCTGGTACAAAACGGCTCTTTCCTTGTACTGTTAGGCATTCTGTTTGGATTGCATCGGATTTCCCTGCCCAATGTATTATATGCCTACGGCCTGAGCATGGCGCTGGCCAGTATCTACTGCTTCTTTTTCAGATGGACCCGCGTGCGCACCATGGTGTTCCGCACCCGTGAGCATAAAACGGCGTTGTTCCGCTTTGGCCGCATGGTGGTGGGCAGCATGGTTTCATCTTCCCTGATCAGTTATTCCGACAACCTGGTCATCCGCACCATGCTCAATCCTGCTGCTGTGGCTATTTACAGCATCCCGCAGAAATTCATGGAAGTGATCGAGATCATTCTGCGCAGCTTTGTGGCCACCTCCCAGCCTACGCTTTCCGCTGCGGCCAACAGAAAGGACTATGCCGGCGTAGCCCGCGCCTTTTGCCGTTATACCGGCACCGTCAGCATCCTGATCATTCCTTTTATCATTGTGCTGATCGTGCTGACGCAGCCACTGATCATCATCCTGGCAGACAAAGCCTACCTCGGGGCCACCGATATAGTACGCATATTCCTGTTGTCAGCCATCCTGTGGCCGATAGACCGCTTCATCGGCGTCACGCTGGACATGATCAATCTGCCGGACATCAACTTCTACAAGAATTTTCTGAAACTGCTGCTCAACATTATATGTGACGTAGCATTTGTATACTTCTTTGCTGATGTAAGGTCCGTGGCGCTCTCCTCTTTGCTCAACGTAGTATTTGCCGCCGCCTTCGGATATTATTTCGTCAAAAAACACCTGGACGTGAGCATCCGCGACATCTGGAACTATGGCTGGCTTGAGTGTATGGCCATGCTGGACAAACTGCGGAACAAGCGCGCTGTCACCAAATAA